The following coding sequences are from one Anolis sagrei isolate rAnoSag1 chromosome 6, rAnoSag1.mat, whole genome shotgun sequence window:
- the LOC137097289 gene encoding caspase recruitment domain-containing protein 8-like, whose translation MSISCLDVSHENKPGNRLNCTKAGSFRCCVTDLIFDVNAPVALIYYFDSWSQNLNAEHRKQWEIVGPLLNIQADPEEAVAAVHFPHFLCLEGKGCSEIYLAHFGEKGMSLEKPDSVGPYHVELKNLTSCPCGAVLKKSRFEGKIKSHAVILLYREHRIRPTKFHFYLLPNDSSLKQAVNERELQYHKVQNPSQTMQPLIIGSHFVLKSTPGLFTYPKKEKLQFKYPPTDRRIQYFELYLEFMEDVLELVLLEDNTNDLVWKAFIKKEELMYSHFHPMID comes from the exons aTTGAATTGCACCAAAGCTGGTTCCTTCCGCTGCTGTGTAACTGATCTGATATTTGACGTGAATGCACCTGTCGCTCTCATCTACTACtttgattcatggtcacagaATCTCAATGCGGAACATAGAAAGCAGTGGGAAATTGTCGGCCCTTTGCTCAACATCCAGGCAGATCCCGAAGAGGCTGTGGCAGCCGTTCACTTTCCTCACTTTCTTTGTCTTGAAG GTAAAGGCTGTTCTGAAATCTATCTGGCACATTTTGGTGAAAAGGGGatgagcttggagaagccagacTCAGTGGGGCCATATCATGTGGAATTGAAGAATCTCACATCCTGTCCTTGTGGAGCTGTTCTCAAGAAGTCACGGTTTGAAGGAAAGATCAAATCTCATGCAGTAATTCTGCTGTATCGGGAACATAGAATCAGACCCACAAAATTTCACTTCTATCTCCTTCCAAATGACTCTTCCCTAAAACAG GCTGTCAATGAGCGTGAATTACAGTATCATAAAGTTCAAAATCCATCCCAGACCATGCAGCCTCTGATTATTGGCTCCCACTTCGTTCTGAAAAGTACACCTGGTTTATTCACCTATCCAAAG AAAGAGAAACTGCAGTTTAAATATCCACCTACAGATAGACGTATTCAATACTTTGAATTATATCTAGAGTTCATGGAAGATGTACTAGAGCTTGTCCTGCTTGAAGACAACACAAATGATTTAGTATGGAAGGCCTTCATTAAAAAGG aggaaTTAATGTATTCTCACTTCCATCCCATGATAG ATTGA